From Etheostoma cragini isolate CJK2018 chromosome 17, CSU_Ecrag_1.0, whole genome shotgun sequence, one genomic window encodes:
- the pdzd7a gene encoding PDZ domain-containing protein 7a isoform X2: MGVWVSVSAGALNMDSAYLSARWRMTALQAGLTMGDKLVEVNGVSLESITISSAVKVLTGNNRLRMVVRRVGKIPGIRYSKEKTTWVDLIHRRMVVEESGRTPSEASSDSALRRIVHLFTTSDDYCLGFNIRGGKEFGLGIYVSKLDPGGLAEQHGIKMGDQILAANGISFDDITHSNAVEVLKSHTHVMLTIREAGRYPAYKEMVAEYGWLDGLANKGLTSSSQGSDSNSSASSLSSSTPVSSLSGLSQVLFPPIFGSGMVDVAISTEDRSQLRHSAEQTADTAIQTDHHPPSYLDHTSTNGLYPDRVVSTETSRTVGATVLLKDTLIRGKGEGPREIVGAGEGGWGRTRTSSGDQVVKPSPKMAALMALSRPRKPIRRSQSHILVSEKRQKKQRQQKENNSREGKTSLQRSKTFVNLFFKKDLKEKSPSKSLSHNADKDKERGSPFQLLTSPRESRAGVKDGSPLPQPENLMRVEDIAKKLLSYDEVAAVMRHCRRFLSDNVIEDLVRPLLAILDRPEKLLLLREIRMLIPTTELGRFDSMVMPFELEAYDILKSRSVRSPALRSPRSGTPRRHLITPIPDYRGGFHLQAVQDTLRERQLIDELERLRLSSQQSGHLPPSRAFTPLLDVPLDNYASSTLRSRSLSPSPTHSFLLKEPSHSTQRGRQTHHSPNRRENRASQYDDVSLLSVSDRGDVAPERGRSPVRSGHGRARREVSPDSIDDRMSRQEGYTEVSVQVPSQLQRRTPLADVTEPERDKCPSTGRESSSLLNGHSQNGHGVKRRATLPPTEYEINTLTISKAKQSLGISISGGIESRVQPMIKIEKIFPGGAASTNEALKAGYELLSVDGESLQGVSHQHAVDVIRRVFSNKAKEPMVFVVKVPTFPNTPTSPRRPAD; this comes from the exons ATGGGCGTCTGGGTTTCAGTGTCCGCGGGGGCTCTGAACATGGACTCGGCATATTTGTCAGCAAGGTGGAGGATGACAGCTCTGCAG GCTGGGCTGACTATGGGCGACAAGCTGGTGGAAGTGAACGGGGTCAGCCTGGAGAGCATCACCATAAGCAGCGCTGTGAAGGTCCTGACGGGGAACAACAGGCTGAGGATGGTGGTGAGACGGGTGGGCAAGATCCCCGGCATCCGTTACTCCAAGGAGAAGACCACATG GGTGGATCTGATTCATCGGCGGATGGTGGTGGAGGAGAGCGGTCGCACACCGTCAGAGGCCAGTTCCGACAGTGCTCTCCGCAGGATCGTACATCTCTTCACCACATCAGATGACTACTGTCTGGGCTTCAACATCAGAGGAGGCAAAGAGTTTGGACTGGGAATTTATGTTTCTAA GTTGGACCCGGGTGGGCTTGCCGAACAGCATGGCATCAAAATGGGCGATCAAATCCTTGCAGCTAACGGGATCAGCTTTGATGACATCACCCATAGTAATGCAGTCGAGGTCCTGAAGAGCCACACCCATGTCATGTTGACCATCAGG GAAGCTGGGAGATACCCTGCATACAAGGAAATGGTGGCTGAATACGGCTGGCTCGACGGAC TGGCCAATAAGGGCCTGACATCATCCTCCCAGGGTTCAGACTCCAACTCCTCTGCCTCCTCGTTGTCCTCCAGCACCCCTGTCAGCTCCCTCAGTGGTCTCTCCCAGGTCCTTTTCCCACCTATCTTTGGCTCTGGGATGGTAGACGTTGCCATCTCCACAGAGGACCGCTCCCAACTTCGTCACAGCGCCGAACAAACGGCTGACACCGCCATACAGACCGACCACCACCCTCCATCCTACTTGGACCACACATCCACTAATGGGTTGTACCCAGACAGGGTGGTTTCCACAGAAACCAGCCGGACTGTAGGTGCCACAGTGCTGTTGAAGGACACACTCATACGTGGGAAAGGGGAAGGGCCGAGGGAGATAGTGGGAGCTGGGGAAGGAGGGTGGGGACGGACAAGGACGTCATCTGGGGACCAAGTAGTGAAACCCTCACCTAAGATGGCAGCACTAATGGCCCTGAGCAGACCCCGGAAGCCAATCAGACGTTCTCAGAGCCACATCCTGGTGTCAG agaaaagacaaaagaagcaGAGGCAACAGAAGGAAAACAACTCTCGAGAGGGTAAAACCAGCCTGCAGCGATCTAAAACCTTTGTCAATCTGTTCTTTAAGAAAGACCTTAAAGAGAAGAGCCCATCCAAGTCATTGTCTCACAATGCAGACAAAG ATAAGGAGCGGGGCAGTCCCTTCCAGCTCCTGACCTCCCCGAGGGAATCCCGTGCTGGGGTTAAAGATGGCAGCCCGCTGCCCCAACCAGAGAACCTGATGCGTGTTGAGGACATAGCAAAGAAACTGCTCAGCTATGATGAGGTGGCTGCTGTAATGAGACACTGTCGGCGG TTTTTGTCAGACAATGTAATTGAGGATTTAGTGCGTCCCCTTTTGGCCATCTTGGACAGGCCGGAGAAACTGCTACTTCTCAGAGAAATAAG GATGCTGATACCTACTACGGAGTTGGGTCGGTTTGACAGCATGGTCATGCCTTTTGAGCTGGAGGCGTACGATATTCTCAAGAGTCGCTCTG TGCGTTCTCCAGCTCTGCGCTCCCCTCGCAGTGGAACCCCTCGACGTCACCTCATCACCCCAATCCCAG ACTACAGGGGTGGGTTCCACCTCCAGGCAGTCCAGGACACACTGCGGGAGCGTCAATTGATTGATGAGTTGGAGAGATTACGTTTGTCCAGCCAACAGTCAGGCCATCTGCCTCCATCCCGTGCCTTCACCCCTCTGCTGGATGTGCCTCTGGACAACTATGCCTCCTCTACTTTGCGATCTCGCTCACTGAGCCCCTCACCCACCCACAGCTTCCTCCTTAAAGAACCATCACACAGCACCCAACGTGGGCGCCAAACCCATCACTCCCCAAACAGAAGAGAGAACAGAGCCTCGCAGTATGACGATGTCTCCTTGTTGTCAGTGTCTGACCGAGGAGATGTGGCTCCTGAACGAGGGAGGTCACCTGTGAGGAGCGGCCACGGGAGAGCGAGGAGGGAGGTGAGTCCTGACAGCATAGATGACAGAATGAGCAGGCAGGAGGGCTACACAGAGGTCAGCGTACAGGTTCCTTCACAGCTGCAAAGGAGAACCCCTCTGGCTGATGTCACTGAGCCTGAGAGAGACAAGTGTCCATCCACAGGCAGAGAGAGCAGTTCGCTGCTAAATGGACATTCACAAAATGGTCACGGCGTAAAAAGAAGAGCAACCTTGCCACCTACGGAGTATGAAATTAACACTTTGACCATCTCTAAGGCCAAGCAGTCATTGG GTATTAGTATCTCTGGTGGTATAGAGTCTAGAGTCCAGCCCATGATAAAGATTGAGAAAATCTTCCCAGGAGGAGCCGCATCTACGAATGAAGCTCTGAAG
- the pdzd7a gene encoding PDZ domain-containing protein 7a isoform X1, protein MARSSNPSGWREMTNGGGNPHFNHGGQTGGSHRTTRYMLKKQHRHRHRSSSPMGRVILINSPVDGGDDSEDIHTVTVEKSPDGRLGFSVRGGSEHGLGIFVSKVEDDSSAAQAGLTMGDKLVEVNGVSLESITISSAVKVLTGNNRLRMVVRRVGKIPGIRYSKEKTTWVDLIHRRMVVEESGRTPSEASSDSALRRIVHLFTTSDDYCLGFNIRGGKEFGLGIYVSKLDPGGLAEQHGIKMGDQILAANGISFDDITHSNAVEVLKSHTHVMLTIREAGRYPAYKEMVAEYGWLDGLANKGLTSSSQGSDSNSSASSLSSSTPVSSLSGLSQVLFPPIFGSGMVDVAISTEDRSQLRHSAEQTADTAIQTDHHPPSYLDHTSTNGLYPDRVVSTETSRTVGATVLLKDTLIRGKGEGPREIVGAGEGGWGRTRTSSGDQVVKPSPKMAALMALSRPRKPIRRSQSHILVSEKRQKKQRQQKENNSREGKTSLQRSKTFVNLFFKKDLKEKSPSKSLSHNADKDKERGSPFQLLTSPRESRAGVKDGSPLPQPENLMRVEDIAKKLLSYDEVAAVMRHCRRFLSDNVIEDLVRPLLAILDRPEKLLLLREIRMLIPTTELGRFDSMVMPFELEAYDILKSRSVRSPALRSPRSGTPRRHLITPIPDYRGGFHLQAVQDTLRERQLIDELERLRLSSQQSGHLPPSRAFTPLLDVPLDNYASSTLRSRSLSPSPTHSFLLKEPSHSTQRGRQTHHSPNRRENRASQYDDVSLLSVSDRGDVAPERGRSPVRSGHGRARREVSPDSIDDRMSRQEGYTEVSVQVPSQLQRRTPLADVTEPERDKCPSTGRESSSLLNGHSQNGHGVKRRATLPPTEYEINTLTISKAKQSLGISISGGIESRVQPMIKIEKIFPGGAASTNEALKAGYELLSVDGESLQGVSHQHAVDVIRRVFSNKAKEPMVFVVKVPTFPNTPTSPRRPAD, encoded by the exons ATGGCTCGCTCCTCTAATCCCTCTGGCTGGAGGGAGATGACAAATGGAGGGGGGAACCCCCACTTCAACCATGGAGGCCAAACCGGGGGTTCCCACAGAACCACGCGCTACATGCTAAAGAAACAGCACCGCCACAGACATAGGTCCTCCTCACCCATGGGCAGGGTCATTCTCATTAACTCACCTGTTGATG GAGGGGATGACAGTGAAGACATTCACACAGTGACAGTAGAGAAGAGTCCAGATGGGCGTCTGGGTTTCAGTGTCCGCGGGGGCTCTGAACATGGACTCGGCATATTTGTCAGCAAGGTGGAGGATGACAGCTCTGCAG CGCAGGCTGGGCTGACTATGGGCGACAAGCTGGTGGAAGTGAACGGGGTCAGCCTGGAGAGCATCACCATAAGCAGCGCTGTGAAGGTCCTGACGGGGAACAACAGGCTGAGGATGGTGGTGAGACGGGTGGGCAAGATCCCCGGCATCCGTTACTCCAAGGAGAAGACCACATG GGTGGATCTGATTCATCGGCGGATGGTGGTGGAGGAGAGCGGTCGCACACCGTCAGAGGCCAGTTCCGACAGTGCTCTCCGCAGGATCGTACATCTCTTCACCACATCAGATGACTACTGTCTGGGCTTCAACATCAGAGGAGGCAAAGAGTTTGGACTGGGAATTTATGTTTCTAA GTTGGACCCGGGTGGGCTTGCCGAACAGCATGGCATCAAAATGGGCGATCAAATCCTTGCAGCTAACGGGATCAGCTTTGATGACATCACCCATAGTAATGCAGTCGAGGTCCTGAAGAGCCACACCCATGTCATGTTGACCATCAGG GAAGCTGGGAGATACCCTGCATACAAGGAAATGGTGGCTGAATACGGCTGGCTCGACGGAC TGGCCAATAAGGGCCTGACATCATCCTCCCAGGGTTCAGACTCCAACTCCTCTGCCTCCTCGTTGTCCTCCAGCACCCCTGTCAGCTCCCTCAGTGGTCTCTCCCAGGTCCTTTTCCCACCTATCTTTGGCTCTGGGATGGTAGACGTTGCCATCTCCACAGAGGACCGCTCCCAACTTCGTCACAGCGCCGAACAAACGGCTGACACCGCCATACAGACCGACCACCACCCTCCATCCTACTTGGACCACACATCCACTAATGGGTTGTACCCAGACAGGGTGGTTTCCACAGAAACCAGCCGGACTGTAGGTGCCACAGTGCTGTTGAAGGACACACTCATACGTGGGAAAGGGGAAGGGCCGAGGGAGATAGTGGGAGCTGGGGAAGGAGGGTGGGGACGGACAAGGACGTCATCTGGGGACCAAGTAGTGAAACCCTCACCTAAGATGGCAGCACTAATGGCCCTGAGCAGACCCCGGAAGCCAATCAGACGTTCTCAGAGCCACATCCTGGTGTCAG agaaaagacaaaagaagcaGAGGCAACAGAAGGAAAACAACTCTCGAGAGGGTAAAACCAGCCTGCAGCGATCTAAAACCTTTGTCAATCTGTTCTTTAAGAAAGACCTTAAAGAGAAGAGCCCATCCAAGTCATTGTCTCACAATGCAGACAAAG ATAAGGAGCGGGGCAGTCCCTTCCAGCTCCTGACCTCCCCGAGGGAATCCCGTGCTGGGGTTAAAGATGGCAGCCCGCTGCCCCAACCAGAGAACCTGATGCGTGTTGAGGACATAGCAAAGAAACTGCTCAGCTATGATGAGGTGGCTGCTGTAATGAGACACTGTCGGCGG TTTTTGTCAGACAATGTAATTGAGGATTTAGTGCGTCCCCTTTTGGCCATCTTGGACAGGCCGGAGAAACTGCTACTTCTCAGAGAAATAAG GATGCTGATACCTACTACGGAGTTGGGTCGGTTTGACAGCATGGTCATGCCTTTTGAGCTGGAGGCGTACGATATTCTCAAGAGTCGCTCTG TGCGTTCTCCAGCTCTGCGCTCCCCTCGCAGTGGAACCCCTCGACGTCACCTCATCACCCCAATCCCAG ACTACAGGGGTGGGTTCCACCTCCAGGCAGTCCAGGACACACTGCGGGAGCGTCAATTGATTGATGAGTTGGAGAGATTACGTTTGTCCAGCCAACAGTCAGGCCATCTGCCTCCATCCCGTGCCTTCACCCCTCTGCTGGATGTGCCTCTGGACAACTATGCCTCCTCTACTTTGCGATCTCGCTCACTGAGCCCCTCACCCACCCACAGCTTCCTCCTTAAAGAACCATCACACAGCACCCAACGTGGGCGCCAAACCCATCACTCCCCAAACAGAAGAGAGAACAGAGCCTCGCAGTATGACGATGTCTCCTTGTTGTCAGTGTCTGACCGAGGAGATGTGGCTCCTGAACGAGGGAGGTCACCTGTGAGGAGCGGCCACGGGAGAGCGAGGAGGGAGGTGAGTCCTGACAGCATAGATGACAGAATGAGCAGGCAGGAGGGCTACACAGAGGTCAGCGTACAGGTTCCTTCACAGCTGCAAAGGAGAACCCCTCTGGCTGATGTCACTGAGCCTGAGAGAGACAAGTGTCCATCCACAGGCAGAGAGAGCAGTTCGCTGCTAAATGGACATTCACAAAATGGTCACGGCGTAAAAAGAAGAGCAACCTTGCCACCTACGGAGTATGAAATTAACACTTTGACCATCTCTAAGGCCAAGCAGTCATTGG GTATTAGTATCTCTGGTGGTATAGAGTCTAGAGTCCAGCCCATGATAAAGATTGAGAAAATCTTCCCAGGAGGAGCCGCATCTACGAATGAAGCTCTGAAG
- the sfxn3 gene encoding sideroflexin-3 isoform X1 codes for MSRRQHRSTRLCCDIERGHTSSTKQTRKARMSEELSLNINIKEPRWDQGTFMGRAKHFFMVTDPRNVLLSSETLEDARVTMENYRAGVVKPGLTEDELWRAKYIYDSAFHPDTGEKMFVIGRMSAQVPMNMSITGSMLTFYRTTPAVVFWQWVNQSFNAVVNYTNRSGDAPMTVNQLGAAYVSATTGAVVTALGLKSLATRLPPIMSRFVPFAAVAAANCINIPFMRQRELKYGIPVMDENGNRLGESPNAAKQAIIQVVVSRIGMAVPAMAIPPVIMNALEKKAFMKRFPVLNAPIQVGLVGLCLVFATPLCCALFPQKSSMSVSGLEADLQERIRQTNPNTSTVYFNKGL; via the exons ATGTCAAGAAGGCAGCACAGGTCCACCCGGTTGTGCTGTGATATTGAGAGAGGTCATACATCTTCGACAAAACAAACCAG GAAAGCCAGGATGTCTGAAGAGCTGTCTCTCAACATAAACATCAAAGAGCCAAGATGGGACCAAGGAACATTTATGGGGCGTGCCAAGCATTTCTTCATGGTCACAGATCCCAGGAATGTCCTGCTGTCCTCTGAGACTCTGGAGGACGCCAGAGTGACCATGGAGAACTACAG AGCCGGGGTTGTGAAGCCTGGCCTGACGGAGGATGAGCTCTGGAGAGCCAAGTACATTTATGACTCCGCCTTTCACCCCGACACAGGGGAGaagatgtttgtgattggccgGATGTCCGCTCAGGTGCCAATGAACATGTCCATCACAGGCAGCATGCTCACCTTCTACAG GACTACTCCAGCAGTGGTGTTCTGGCAGTGGGTTAATCAGTCCTTCAACGCTGTCGTCAACTACACCAACCGCAGTGGGGATGCCCCCATGACCGTGAA TCAGCTTGGTGCAGCCTACGTCAGTGCTACTACTGGAGCTGTAGTTACTGCCCTGGGACTCAAATCTCTAGCTACG CGTCTCCCTCCAATCATGAGCCGGTTTGTCCcctttgctgctgttgctgctgctaaCTGTATCAACATTCCCTTTATGAGACAGAG GGAGTTGAAGTACGGGATCCCTGTGATGGATGAGAATGGAAACAGATTAGGAGAGTCGCCCAATGCTGCCAAGCAGGCCATCATACAGGTGGTGGTGTCAAGGATCGGCATGGCAGTGCCAGCTATGG ccaTTCCCCCTGTCATAATGAATGCTCTGGAGAAGAAAGCTTTCATGAAG CGGTTCCCAGTTCTAAATGCTCCAATCCAGGTGGGGCTCGTCGGTCTGTG CCTGGTGTTTGCAACTCCTCTGTGCTGCGCCCTTTTCCCGCAGAAAAG CTCTATGAGTGTGAGCGGGCTGGAAGCAGATCTGCAGGAGAGGATACGACAAACCAATCCCAACACCTCCACAGTCTACTTCAACAAGGGCCTGTAG
- the sfxn3 gene encoding sideroflexin-3 isoform X2, translated as MSEELSLNINIKEPRWDQGTFMGRAKHFFMVTDPRNVLLSSETLEDARVTMENYRAGVVKPGLTEDELWRAKYIYDSAFHPDTGEKMFVIGRMSAQVPMNMSITGSMLTFYRTTPAVVFWQWVNQSFNAVVNYTNRSGDAPMTVNQLGAAYVSATTGAVVTALGLKSLATRLPPIMSRFVPFAAVAAANCINIPFMRQRELKYGIPVMDENGNRLGESPNAAKQAIIQVVVSRIGMAVPAMAIPPVIMNALEKKAFMKRFPVLNAPIQVGLVGLCLVFATPLCCALFPQKSSMSVSGLEADLQERIRQTNPNTSTVYFNKGL; from the exons ATGTCTGAAGAGCTGTCTCTCAACATAAACATCAAAGAGCCAAGATGGGACCAAGGAACATTTATGGGGCGTGCCAAGCATTTCTTCATGGTCACAGATCCCAGGAATGTCCTGCTGTCCTCTGAGACTCTGGAGGACGCCAGAGTGACCATGGAGAACTACAG AGCCGGGGTTGTGAAGCCTGGCCTGACGGAGGATGAGCTCTGGAGAGCCAAGTACATTTATGACTCCGCCTTTCACCCCGACACAGGGGAGaagatgtttgtgattggccgGATGTCCGCTCAGGTGCCAATGAACATGTCCATCACAGGCAGCATGCTCACCTTCTACAG GACTACTCCAGCAGTGGTGTTCTGGCAGTGGGTTAATCAGTCCTTCAACGCTGTCGTCAACTACACCAACCGCAGTGGGGATGCCCCCATGACCGTGAA TCAGCTTGGTGCAGCCTACGTCAGTGCTACTACTGGAGCTGTAGTTACTGCCCTGGGACTCAAATCTCTAGCTACG CGTCTCCCTCCAATCATGAGCCGGTTTGTCCcctttgctgctgttgctgctgctaaCTGTATCAACATTCCCTTTATGAGACAGAG GGAGTTGAAGTACGGGATCCCTGTGATGGATGAGAATGGAAACAGATTAGGAGAGTCGCCCAATGCTGCCAAGCAGGCCATCATACAGGTGGTGGTGTCAAGGATCGGCATGGCAGTGCCAGCTATGG ccaTTCCCCCTGTCATAATGAATGCTCTGGAGAAGAAAGCTTTCATGAAG CGGTTCCCAGTTCTAAATGCTCCAATCCAGGTGGGGCTCGTCGGTCTGTG CCTGGTGTTTGCAACTCCTCTGTGCTGCGCCCTTTTCCCGCAGAAAAG CTCTATGAGTGTGAGCGGGCTGGAAGCAGATCTGCAGGAGAGGATACGACAAACCAATCCCAACACCTCCACAGTCTACTTCAACAAGGGCCTGTAG
- the LOC117960905 gene encoding peroxiredoxin-like 2A isoform X2, with protein METMLSSESGLEGRLFGMGMWSLGLGAVGAALAGIFLANTDLCLPKAVQASMEYLEDADLRSTIDDDIIIKAKSLWEKNGAVVMAVRRPGUFLCREEASELSSLKTQLEELGVPLVAVVKENIGTEIQDFRPYFAGDIYIDEKKHFYGLLQRRMGGLGFIRLGVWQNFIRAWRSGYQGNMNGEGFILGGVFVIGAGDQGILLEHHEKEFGNKVETADVLEAVEKIVPVK; from the exons ATGGAGACAa TGTTGTCCTCTGAGTCGGGACTGGAGGGGCGGCTGTTTGGCATGGGAATGTGGTCGTTGGGTCTGGGTGCTGTTGGAGCTGCGCTTGCTGGGATCTTCCTGGCCAACACTGATCTGTGTCTGCCTAAAGCTGTACAGGCGTCGATGGAGTACCTTGAAGATGCTGACCTGCGCTCCACCATAGATG ATGACATCATCATTAAAGCAAAGAGCCTGTGGGAGAAGAATGGGGCTGTAGTCATGGCCGTACGACGACCTGGATGATTTTTGTGCAGAGAG GAGGCCTCTGAGCTGTCCTCTCTGAAGACCCAGCTGGAAGAGCTTGGGGTCCCTCTGGTCGCTGTGGTGAAGGAGAACATCGGCACAGAAATCCAGGACTTCAGACCGTACTTTGCTGGTGACATCTACATAGATGAAAAG AAACACTTCTACGGCCTGCTGCAGAGGAGAATGGGGGGCCTGGGGTTTATTCGCCTTGGAGTGTGGCAGAACTTCATCCGGGCCTGGCGGTCCGGTTACCAGGGCAACATGAACGGCGAGGGTTTTATCCTGGGGGGAGTGTTTGTCATCGGAGCAGGAGACCAG GGGATTCTCCTGGAACACCACGAGAAGGAGTTTGGAAATAAAGTGGAGACCGCAGATGTTTTAGAGGCTGTTGAGAAAATTGTGCCAGtgaagtaa
- the LOC117960905 gene encoding peroxiredoxin-like 2A isoform X1, translated as MLALSRCSGALRWRLPLRCSALSLGSTTMSSQPSTAAGPQFLRTQTALLHQSKAKASPHPNKPATVLSSESGLEGRLFGMGMWSLGLGAVGAALAGIFLANTDLCLPKAVQASMEYLEDADLRSTIDDDIIIKAKSLWEKNGAVVMAVRRPGUFLCREEASELSSLKTQLEELGVPLVAVVKENIGTEIQDFRPYFAGDIYIDEKKHFYGLLQRRMGGLGFIRLGVWQNFIRAWRSGYQGNMNGEGFILGGVFVIGAGDQGILLEHHEKEFGNKVETADVLEAVEKIVPVK; from the exons ATGCTGGCTCTGTCCAGGTGTTCGGGAGCTCTGAGGTGGAGACTGCCCCTGCGCTGCTCTGCCCTCTCTCTGGGGAGCACTACCATGAGCAGCCAGCCCTCCACCGCGGCCGGGCCCCAGTTTCTAAGAACCCAGACTGCTCTGTTGCACCAAAGTAAAGCCAAAGCCAGCCCTCACCCAAACAAGCCCGCTACAG TGTTGTCCTCTGAGTCGGGACTGGAGGGGCGGCTGTTTGGCATGGGAATGTGGTCGTTGGGTCTGGGTGCTGTTGGAGCTGCGCTTGCTGGGATCTTCCTGGCCAACACTGATCTGTGTCTGCCTAAAGCTGTACAGGCGTCGATGGAGTACCTTGAAGATGCTGACCTGCGCTCCACCATAGATG ATGACATCATCATTAAAGCAAAGAGCCTGTGGGAGAAGAATGGGGCTGTAGTCATGGCCGTACGACGACCTGGATGATTTTTGTGCAGAGAG GAGGCCTCTGAGCTGTCCTCTCTGAAGACCCAGCTGGAAGAGCTTGGGGTCCCTCTGGTCGCTGTGGTGAAGGAGAACATCGGCACAGAAATCCAGGACTTCAGACCGTACTTTGCTGGTGACATCTACATAGATGAAAAG AAACACTTCTACGGCCTGCTGCAGAGGAGAATGGGGGGCCTGGGGTTTATTCGCCTTGGAGTGTGGCAGAACTTCATCCGGGCCTGGCGGTCCGGTTACCAGGGCAACATGAACGGCGAGGGTTTTATCCTGGGGGGAGTGTTTGTCATCGGAGCAGGAGACCAG GGGATTCTCCTGGAACACCACGAGAAGGAGTTTGGAAATAAAGTGGAGACCGCAGATGTTTTAGAGGCTGTTGAGAAAATTGTGCCAGtgaagtaa
- the LOC117960905 gene encoding peroxiredoxin-like 2A isoform X3, whose translation MGMWSLGLGAVGAALAGIFLANTDLCLPKAVQASMEYLEDADLRSTIDDDIIIKAKSLWEKNGAVVMAVRRPGUFLCREEASELSSLKTQLEELGVPLVAVVKENIGTEIQDFRPYFAGDIYIDEKKHFYGLLQRRMGGLGFIRLGVWQNFIRAWRSGYQGNMNGEGFILGGVFVIGAGDQGILLEHHEKEFGNKVETADVLEAVEKIVPVK comes from the exons ATGGGAATGTGGTCGTTGGGTCTGGGTGCTGTTGGAGCTGCGCTTGCTGGGATCTTCCTGGCCAACACTGATCTGTGTCTGCCTAAAGCTGTACAGGCGTCGATGGAGTACCTTGAAGATGCTGACCTGCGCTCCACCATAGATG ATGACATCATCATTAAAGCAAAGAGCCTGTGGGAGAAGAATGGGGCTGTAGTCATGGCCGTACGACGACCTGGATGATTTTTGTGCAGAGAG GAGGCCTCTGAGCTGTCCTCTCTGAAGACCCAGCTGGAAGAGCTTGGGGTCCCTCTGGTCGCTGTGGTGAAGGAGAACATCGGCACAGAAATCCAGGACTTCAGACCGTACTTTGCTGGTGACATCTACATAGATGAAAAG AAACACTTCTACGGCCTGCTGCAGAGGAGAATGGGGGGCCTGGGGTTTATTCGCCTTGGAGTGTGGCAGAACTTCATCCGGGCCTGGCGGTCCGGTTACCAGGGCAACATGAACGGCGAGGGTTTTATCCTGGGGGGAGTGTTTGTCATCGGAGCAGGAGACCAG GGGATTCTCCTGGAACACCACGAGAAGGAGTTTGGAAATAAAGTGGAGACCGCAGATGTTTTAGAGGCTGTTGAGAAAATTGTGCCAGtgaagtaa
- the LOC117960906 gene encoding peroxiredoxin-like 2A encodes MVVRRRGULLCREEAAELSSLKSQLQELEVPLFAVVKENLGKELDSFKKYFSGKVYVDQKRNFYGPQKRWMCLSICLRVGVWRNIWRAFRKGFGGNIRGEGLVLGGVFVIGPGDQGILLEHREKEFGDKVNMLAVLRTACKM; translated from the exons ATGGTTGTACGGCGACGTGGATGATTATTGTGCAGAGAG GAGGCTGCTGAGCTGTCCTCTCTAAAGTCCCAGCTGCAGGAACTTGAAGTCCCTCTGTTTGCCGTGGTCAAAGAGAACCTTGGCAAGGAGCTGGACTCCTTCAAGAAGTACTTCTCTGGAAAGGTCTATGTGGATCAGAAG AGAAATTTCTATGGCCCTCAAAAGAGGTGGATGTGTCTCTCCATATGTCTGCGTGTTGGTGTGTGGAGGAACATTTGGCGGGCCTTCAGGAAGGGCTTTGGAGGAAACATAAGAGGGGAAGGACTTGTCCTGGGTGGAGTCTTTGTCATCGGGCCTGGAGATCAG gGTATTCTACTGGAGCACCGCGAGAAGGAGTTTGGGGATAAAGTTAATATGCTGGCAGTACTCAGAACAGCCTGTAAAATGTGA